In Anomaloglossus baeobatrachus isolate aAnoBae1 unplaced genomic scaffold, aAnoBae1.hap1 Scaffold_328, whole genome shotgun sequence, one genomic interval encodes:
- the FAM83H gene encoding protein FAM83H: MARRSQSSSQGDNPLDPNYLPPHYKEYYRIAIDVLAEEGPEAYDRFLSEEGAPDFLCHSEVDHISKYLQRPPEPTQEILYPDHNYSGQEEDDGSSGTYWPMHSDTAAPELDLGWPTIFGFQGTEVTTLIHPPPPDSPSIKEEVRRMIRSAQQVIGIVMDIFTDVDILSDLLDAAARRVPVYVILDEMNSQHFLDMASKCRVNLNFVEFLRVRTVSGPTYFCRTGTTFKGNLLEKFMLVDCTVVLSGTYSFMWSFEKIHRSIAHIFQGELVSSFDEEFRILFAQSDPLIPPENALIKMEKPYMGMVPFAGPRPFYDRKLHFMYPRDDSSQNSFNSFGVDPDRHYLQSFRREDLMRHTMDNAGMRFHGPKFPDQMQTQMDKMQMSFMQNKQLDIDAFKRHSFAEGTFENYSASKQYSRQMFMNNDNNEYRFQSSQFQKSQFVQMDRTGRTQGLFEKIRGNRQGFQEMDDMDSRFPSYKALQGEANYAVEGPNTRLGYNPSSSSREVKHGSDQVVLGNEGRFGQKSQARQKFMCQMSPTQKQGTEQKQFFQDQDADKKVQENKQGLRSWRISSYLSGIQPDQDEEGMTMALDSEPFEEAPLLVEKQISTNETLAKYSIDPIPPYKPILAVSEAPMQVDTSKELALIEKEKEDTFLSRHDSFRSRTNPLIQRSSRLRSSLIFSNSKLEQHGSTAEAVQVIQKEQSTSEVVKDNEIIKTSSKVAEILEKYRAGNKDNEVTSVMQAKAATKVVQEETEDGQKKSTTETVAYKSLESKLLDKDSFSRTLLESQYRSSVTSQFQDLFSKDRQTSTLTKVEQKVSSIQTVGSNMAALPEPKESGPIITEVIDPPKSPEVEVQKPASKINPGLLFGNALESMSQNPTPIITSPTTTKTEEELAKTEPTPMEFIRRGSMRLKQFLQSKTEKKAEEEAVSDAAKVEKQNNALRRFSKTEVSEPTTAAETEDKTTKMISTSPPKSTSTSRLSSSTSNVIFSSNLRDDTKVILEQISANSQKNRAEMAKQSQALSTNDSDTATANSTSTETKAEDASSSESTSVTRTGSFLSRTRFSRPSPTSPEDRDNLLKRMESIRKEKRVYSRFEVFCKKEEVEENEDESKDKKVGKLLGKLGTLIKK, translated from the exons ATGGCACGTCGCTCCCAGAGTTCCTCGCAGGGGGATAATCCTCTGGACCCCAATTACCTGCCCCCCCACTACAAGGAGTATTACCGCATTGCTATTGACGTCCTAGCGGAGGAGGGGCCGGAGGCGTACGATCGCTTCCTCTCCGAGGAGGGGGCGCCGGACTTCTTGTGTCATTCTGAAGTTGACCACATCTCAAAATACCTGCAAAGACCCCCGGAGCCCACCCAAGAAATTCTATACCCGGATCATAACTACAGCGGACAGGAGGAGGACGATGGCTCTTCAGGGACCTACTGGCCCATGCACTCTGACACCGCCGCCCCCGAGCTGGACCTCGGCTGGCCCACCATATTTGGCTTCCAAGGGACGGAGGTGACAACTCTGATTCATCCACCGCCTCCTGATAGCCCCAGTATTAAGGAAGAGGTGCGGAGGATGATCCGGTCCGCCCAACAG GTCATCGGGATAGTCATGGACATCTTCACGGACGTGGACATCCTCTCCGACCTCCTGGATGCTGCGGCCCGACGCGTTCCAGTCTACGTCATCCTGGACGAGATGAACTCGCAGCACTTTCTGGACATGGCGTCCAAGTGCAGGGTGAATCTGAACTTTGTGGAG TTCCTGAGGGTGCGGACTGTCTCTGGCCCCACGTACTTCTGCAGGACGGGCACTACGTTCAAGGGGAACCTCCTGGAGAAGTTCATGCTGGTGGACTGTACAGTGGTGTTGAGTGGCACTTACAG CTTTATGTGGTCATTTGAGAAGATCCATCGCAGCATCGCTCACATCTTCCAGGGAGAATTGGTTTCCAGCTTTGATGAGGAGTTCCGGATCCTGTTTGCACAGTCTGACCCTCTTATTCCCCCGGAGAATGCTTTGATCAAGATGGAAAAGCCTTACATGGGAATGGTCCCATTTGCCGGCCCTCGTCCTTTCTATGACCGAAAGCTTCACTTCATGTACCCCAGAGATGACAGCTCCCAGAACTCTTTTAATTCCTTTGGTGTAGATCCTGATAGACATTATCTGCAATCATTCCGCAGAGAAGACCTCATGAGACACACCATGGATAATGCTGGCATGAGATTCCATGGGCCAAAGTTTCCTGACCAAATGCAGACGCAAATGGATAAAATGCAGATGTCCTTCATGCAAAACAAACAGTTGGACATTGATGCCTTCAAAAGGCACAGCTTTGCAGAAGGCACCTTTGAGAACTACTCGGCATCAAAGCAGTACTCAAGGCAAATGTTTATGAATAATGACAACAATGAGTACCGCTTTCAGTCAAGCCAGTTCCAGAAAAGTCAGTTTGTACAAATGGATCGCACAGGTAGGACTCAGGGACTGTTTGAGAAGATTCGAGGCAACCGGCAGGGTTTCCAGGAAATGGATGACATGGATTCCAGGTTTCCCTCTTACAAAGCTTTGCAGGGAGAAGCTAATTATGCGGTTGAGGGTCCAAATACCAGACTGGGCTACAATCCCTCCAGCTCCTCCCGAGAGGTTAAACATGGCTCCGACCAGGTGGTGCTGGGAAACGAAGGAAGATTTGGACAAAAATCTCAAGCACGTCAGAAGTTTATGTGTCAAATGTCCCCCACACAAAAGCAGGGCACTGAGCAGAAGCAATTTTTCCAAGACCAAGATGCAGATAAAAAAGTTCAAGAAAACAAACAAGGTTTGCGCAGCTGGCGCATCTCCTCGTACTTGAGTGGAATTCAGCCAGACCAGGACGAAGAAGGAATGACGATGGCTTTAGATTCAGAACCTTTCGAAGAAGCCCCACTTCTGGTAGAAAAACAAATATCCACAAATGAGACATTAGCAAAGTATTCCATTGATCCGATCCCCCCATATAAACCCATATTAGCTGTTAGTGAAGCCCCTATGCAAGTCGACACAAGCAAAGAGTTGGCCTTGATagaaaaggagaaagaagacacctTCCTATCACGTCATGATTCTTTCCGATCACGGACTAACCCCTTAATTCAAAGAAGTTCCCGCTTACGATCATCACTGATATTTAGTAACTCGAAACTGGAGCAGCACGGCTCCACCGCTGAGGCTGTGCAGGTCATTCAGAAGGAGCAGAGCACGAGCGAGGTGGTCAAAGACAACGAGATCATAAAAACGTCATCCAAAGTAGCCGAGATCCTGGAGAAGTACAGGGCCGGCAACAAAGACAATGAAGTGACCTCCGTAATGCAAGCCAAAGCAGCCACAAAAGTCGTCCAGGAGGAGACAGAAGATGGACAGAAGAAGAGCACTACTGAAACTGTGGCTTACAAATCTCTAGAATCCAAACTTCTAGATAAGGATTCCTTCAGCCGAACACTTCTCGAGTCGCAGTATCGCTCTTCAGTCACTTCTCAGTTCCAAGACCTGTTTAGCAAAGATAGACAGACAAGCACATTGACCAAGGTGGAACAAAAGGTTTCAAGTATTCAAACTGTAGGTAGCAACATGGCTGCTCTTCCAGAGCCGAAAGAAAGTGGACCTATTATTACTGAAGTTATAGACCCACCAAAATCTCCAGAGGTTGAAGTGCAAAAGCCCGCGAGCAAAATAAACCCTGGCCTTTTGTTCGGAAATGCTCTAGAAAGTATGTCCCAAAATCCAACACCTATCATCACTTCCCCAACCACAACCAAAACAGAGGAGGAACTGGCAAAAACAGAGCCGACCCCAATGGAGTTTATCCGGAGAGGGTCAATGAGACTTAAGCAATTTCTCCAGTCAAAAACTGAGAAGAAGGCAGAAGAAGAGGCAGTTTCAGATGCAGCTAAAGTAGAGAAACAGAATAATGCCCTCAGACGTTTCTCAAAAACCGAGGTCTCAGAGCCAACAACTGCGGCGGAAACTGAAGACAAGACCACCAAGATGATTTCTACTTCTCCACCCAAATCCACTTCTACGTCCAGGTTATCTTCTTCAACCTCAAATGTCATCTTCAGTAGTAACCTACGAGACGACACCAAAGTGATCCTGGAGCAAATATCTGCCAACAGTCAGAAGAATCGGGCAGAGATGGCCAAACAGTCTCAGGCTTTGAGCACCAATGAttcagacaccgccactgccaactcCACCTCAACAGAGACCAAAGCTGAAGATGCCAGCAGTTCAGAGTCAACTTCTGTCACCAGGACGGGAAGCTTCCTTAGCCGAACCCGATTCTCACGGCCTTCTCCAACTTCTCCTGAGGACAGAGATAACCTGCTAAAGCGAATGGAGAGTATCCGCAAGGAGAAACGAGTTTATAGCAGGTTTGAAGTGTTCTGCAAAAAAGAAGAAGTAGAGGAGAACGAGGATGAATCCAAGGATAAGAAAgtggggaaactgctggggaaattagGAACTCTTATTAAGAAATGA